From Mytilus galloprovincialis chromosome 9, xbMytGall1.hap1.1, whole genome shotgun sequence, the proteins below share one genomic window:
- the LOC143046321 gene encoding E3 ubiquitin-protein ligase TRAF7-like isoform X1, whose translation MDSFDFHAVPEVKDNVFVETTFGANKPVTTVKVVEPGTREVQIPSQVNSLTLSSLNSLEIKAPSTSTTSSLSVPTNSASHPSHTRSLSNDSSEFTAWKFMSAEDKEDICVFVDEPNKKLFCKLCNQVFRDPVIVSCGHTYCRQCVASHDDGVCPVDNSNMQVVVANIAVSEQIGEMFIHCKYGCQLADDGQSYVVDTATCPVTLKISHRKEHEDMCDFMKVKCPNGAGCAPVLRKDIEDHLRSCNNVRCPHHKHSCEFVGTSDELEDHLRSCRFEGMKEFLVRMDEKMTDMQFSLNQKDQEIQFLRSMLGKLAERLEALEKSSDMKIDLLEHNQNKIMTTIMDCQRDYAVIHDDLAHLNSIVNGRNVTIGTYDPQQVIRCRGTFVGHQGPVWCLCMSGDLLFSGSSDKTVKVWDTGNNYKCLKTLEAHTGIVLALCTYGNKLFSGSQDCKIIIWNIDTLEKVAEIEAHENPVCTLTAAKNMIFSGSLKVIKIWDVHTLKLKCELTGLNHWVRALVATQNHLYSGSYQTVKIWDLEKLECVDILETSGGSVYSIAITPHHILCGTYENVIHVWEIDSKENAKTLKGHSGTVYALATLQSPTGIKVFSASYDRSLRVWSMDNMICTQTLIRHQGSVACLATSRGRVFSGAVDNTVKVWQ comes from the exons ATGGACAGTTTTGATTTCCATGCGGTTCCTGAGGTTAAAGATAAT GTTTTTGTAGAGACAACATTTGGTGCTAATAAACCTGTGACAACAGTTAAAGTTGTAG aGCCAGGAACTAGAGAAGTACAGATACCATCCCAAGTTAACAGTTTAACTCTTTCTTCCTTAAATTCATTAGAAATAAAG GCACCCAGTACATCGACTACTAGTTCTTTATCAGTACCTACTAACAGTGCATCTCATCCATCACATACAAGGTCCTTATCAAATGATTCAAGTGAATTCACAGCCTGGAAATTCATGTCAGCCGAAGATAAAGAG gataTCTGTGTTTTTGTTGATGAACCTAACAAGAAGTTATTTTGTAAACTATGTAATCAAGTATTCAGAGATCCAGTGATAGTATCATGTGGG caCACTTACTGCAGGCAGTGTGTGGCATCACATGATGATG GTGTTTGTCCCGTTGACAACTCTAATATGCAGGTAGTTGTGGCCAACATAGCTGTATCTGAACAGATTGGTGAGATGTTTATACACTGTAAATATGGCTGCCAACTAGCAGACGACGGACAATCTTATGTTGTGGATACAGCCACCTGTCCTGTTACGCTCAAAATAAGTCATAGAAA AGAACATGAAGATATGTGTGATTTTATGAAAGTAAAGTGTCCCAATGGTGCAGGCTGTGCTCCTGTTTTAAGGAAG GACATAGAAGATCACCTAAGAAGTTGTAACAATGTCAGATGTCCACATCATAAACACAG TTGTGAGTTTGTGGGCACATCAGATGAGTTAGAAGACCACCTCAGATCATGTAGATTTGAAGGAATGAAAGAATTTCTGGTCAGAATGGATGAGAAAATGACAGACATGCAATTTTCTCTCAACCAGAAAGATCAGGAAATACAGTTCTTACGATCAATGTTAGGCAAATTAGCTGAAAGGTTGGAGGCATTAGAAAAGTCATCAGATATGAAAATCG aTTTATTGGaacataatcaaaataaaataatgaccACTATCATGGATTGTCAGAGAGATTACGCTGTTATACAT gatGATTTAGCACATCTCAACAGTATTGTAAATGGCCGTAATGTTACCATCGGAA CGTATGACCCACAACAGGTGATCAGATGTAGAGGTACCTTTGTAGGACACCAG GGTCCAGTATGGTGTCTGTGTATGTCTGGTGATTTGTTGTTTAGTGGGTCTTCAGATAAAACTGTCAAG GTTTGGGATACTGGCAATAATTACAAATGTTTGAAGACTCTCGAGGCTCACACAGGAATTGTCCTGGCATTATGTACATATGGTAACAAATTATTCAGTGGCTCACAGGATTGTAAAATTATA ATTTGGAATATTGATACACTGGAAAAGGTTGCTGAAATTGAAGCTCATGAAAATCCTGTTTGTACTCTAACTGCTGCCAAAAATATGATCTTCAGTGGATCACTAAAAGTTATTAAG ATATGGGATGTACATACATTGAAGTTAAAGTGTGAACTGACAGGTTTGAACCATTGGGTGAGAGCACTTGTAGCCACACAGAACCATCTATACAGTGGATCATACCAGACAGTCAAG atatggGATTTGGAGAAATTAGAGTGTGTTGATATCCTAGAGACTTCTGGTGGCAGTGTGTATAGTATAGCCATTACACCTCATCACATACTGTGTGGAACATATGAAAATGTCATACAT GTATGGGAGATAGATAGCAAAGAGAATGCCAAGACATTGAAAGGCCACAGTGGCACAGTGTATGCCTTAGCCACGTTACAATCTCCTACGGGTATTAAAGTCTTCAGTGCATCATATGACAGATCTTTAAGG
- the LOC143046321 gene encoding E3 ubiquitin-protein ligase TRAF7-like isoform X2 has translation MLGMYVRSCDPVIVSCGHTYCRQCVASHDDGVCPVDNSNMQVVVANIAVSEQIGEMFIHCKYGCQLADDGQSYVVDTATCPVTLKISHRKEHEDMCDFMKVKCPNGAGCAPVLRKDIEDHLRSCNNVRCPHHKHSCEFVGTSDELEDHLRSCRFEGMKEFLVRMDEKMTDMQFSLNQKDQEIQFLRSMLGKLAERLEALEKSSDMKIDLLEHNQNKIMTTIMDCQRDYAVIHDDLAHLNSIVNGRNVTIGTYDPQQVIRCRGTFVGHQGPVWCLCMSGDLLFSGSSDKTVKVWDTGNNYKCLKTLEAHTGIVLALCTYGNKLFSGSQDCKIIIWNIDTLEKVAEIEAHENPVCTLTAAKNMIFSGSLKVIKIWDVHTLKLKCELTGLNHWVRALVATQNHLYSGSYQTVKIWDLEKLECVDILETSGGSVYSIAITPHHILCGTYENVIHVWEIDSKENAKTLKGHSGTVYALATLQSPTGIKVFSASYDRSLRVWSMDNMICTQTLIRHQGSVACLATSRGRVFSGAVDNTVKVWQ, from the exons ATGTTGGGTATGTATGTCAGGTCATGTGATCCAGTGATAGTATCATGTGGG caCACTTACTGCAGGCAGTGTGTGGCATCACATGATGATG GTGTTTGTCCCGTTGACAACTCTAATATGCAGGTAGTTGTGGCCAACATAGCTGTATCTGAACAGATTGGTGAGATGTTTATACACTGTAAATATGGCTGCCAACTAGCAGACGACGGACAATCTTATGTTGTGGATACAGCCACCTGTCCTGTTACGCTCAAAATAAGTCATAGAAA AGAACATGAAGATATGTGTGATTTTATGAAAGTAAAGTGTCCCAATGGTGCAGGCTGTGCTCCTGTTTTAAGGAAG GACATAGAAGATCACCTAAGAAGTTGTAACAATGTCAGATGTCCACATCATAAACACAG TTGTGAGTTTGTGGGCACATCAGATGAGTTAGAAGACCACCTCAGATCATGTAGATTTGAAGGAATGAAAGAATTTCTGGTCAGAATGGATGAGAAAATGACAGACATGCAATTTTCTCTCAACCAGAAAGATCAGGAAATACAGTTCTTACGATCAATGTTAGGCAAATTAGCTGAAAGGTTGGAGGCATTAGAAAAGTCATCAGATATGAAAATCG aTTTATTGGaacataatcaaaataaaataatgaccACTATCATGGATTGTCAGAGAGATTACGCTGTTATACAT gatGATTTAGCACATCTCAACAGTATTGTAAATGGCCGTAATGTTACCATCGGAA CGTATGACCCACAACAGGTGATCAGATGTAGAGGTACCTTTGTAGGACACCAG GGTCCAGTATGGTGTCTGTGTATGTCTGGTGATTTGTTGTTTAGTGGGTCTTCAGATAAAACTGTCAAG GTTTGGGATACTGGCAATAATTACAAATGTTTGAAGACTCTCGAGGCTCACACAGGAATTGTCCTGGCATTATGTACATATGGTAACAAATTATTCAGTGGCTCACAGGATTGTAAAATTATA ATTTGGAATATTGATACACTGGAAAAGGTTGCTGAAATTGAAGCTCATGAAAATCCTGTTTGTACTCTAACTGCTGCCAAAAATATGATCTTCAGTGGATCACTAAAAGTTATTAAG ATATGGGATGTACATACATTGAAGTTAAAGTGTGAACTGACAGGTTTGAACCATTGGGTGAGAGCACTTGTAGCCACACAGAACCATCTATACAGTGGATCATACCAGACAGTCAAG atatggGATTTGGAGAAATTAGAGTGTGTTGATATCCTAGAGACTTCTGGTGGCAGTGTGTATAGTATAGCCATTACACCTCATCACATACTGTGTGGAACATATGAAAATGTCATACAT GTATGGGAGATAGATAGCAAAGAGAATGCCAAGACATTGAAAGGCCACAGTGGCACAGTGTATGCCTTAGCCACGTTACAATCTCCTACGGGTATTAAAGTCTTCAGTGCATCATATGACAGATCTTTAAGG